One Turneriella parva DSM 21527 genomic region harbors:
- a CDS encoding DUF4340 domain-containing protein produces MPIQKKNTILAAVTALVFLLGFLVNDPFLLFEKSYEKSSPLIKSKADRVKKITLTDTTGKRIFTRTTDGWTFELAGTPLGVMKADATKIETGLKNIFEARRYQEVSANQDKQGEYEVREQDYQILLEGENGDKIAQAVLGKYSGAGNASFVRLADESSVYAVKGFLRGDWNQDADQYRDRSILKIAKENIKEIQVSGKQTFKLKADDKGQLVLDPQRATDKNRATTYANDLSDLTGVRFYKETNLPPRVGKISVLLSANVTKEIEFFGPTKDQEYIAKSTDAGAPLTIAKSKVDALFPRLEDLVDKGQMPNLTPPPGN; encoded by the coding sequence ATGCCTATTCAGAAAAAAAACACGATACTCGCCGCAGTCACAGCGCTCGTCTTTCTGCTTGGTTTTCTGGTCAACGACCCTTTCTTGCTCTTTGAAAAGTCATATGAAAAGTCGTCGCCGTTAATCAAAAGCAAGGCCGACCGTGTGAAGAAAATTACGCTCACCGACACCACGGGCAAGCGTATATTCACCCGCACAACAGACGGCTGGACATTCGAACTCGCGGGTACACCGCTCGGCGTTATGAAAGCAGACGCGACAAAGATTGAAACAGGTCTTAAAAATATCTTTGAAGCCCGCCGTTATCAAGAGGTGTCAGCGAACCAAGACAAGCAAGGCGAATACGAGGTACGCGAGCAGGATTACCAGATTCTGCTCGAAGGCGAAAACGGCGACAAGATCGCGCAGGCAGTTCTCGGCAAATATTCCGGGGCCGGCAATGCGAGCTTTGTGCGCCTCGCCGACGAAAGCTCGGTCTATGCGGTAAAAGGTTTCTTGCGCGGCGACTGGAACCAGGACGCAGACCAGTACCGTGACCGCAGCATTCTCAAAATTGCGAAAGAGAATATCAAAGAAATTCAGGTTTCTGGCAAACAGACCTTCAAACTCAAGGCCGATGACAAAGGTCAGCTCGTGCTCGATCCCCAACGGGCAACCGACAAAAACCGCGCGACCACCTATGCGAACGACCTTTCAGACCTCACCGGCGTGAGGTTCTACAAAGAAACAAACCTGCCACCGCGCGTCGGCAAAATCAGCGTGCTGCTCTCTGCGAACGTGACCAAAGAGATCGAGTTCTTCGGGCCGACCAAAGATCAGGAATACATTGCAAAAAGTACCGACGCCGGCGCGCCGCTCACGATTGCCAAGAGCAAAGTTGATGCGCTGTTTCCGCGGCTCGAAGACCTTGTTGACAAGGGCCAAATGCCGAACCTGACGCCGCCGCCCGGTAACTAA
- a CDS encoding tetratricopeptide repeat protein, whose amino-acid sequence MRRLEQGKQTSALELFDRALRSDPNEALALYGKGTLLAEEQITEQIALAMLNQAVQQTGLADRYRIRAFLRIAEIHAQRGQKDDALQNLSKISGTQKLADGVHARRVAAIYLKMKEKDRAREALTAYMETNAHDEETDFYLTRLYALELKDLKNAAKRCAQPDWQKSQLPRYLLACTKITASQGAYPAALNLIDLYMKKAGQAVTKDINDLRESINKKRGRFDVGDADF is encoded by the coding sequence TTGAGGCGCCTTGAACAGGGCAAGCAGACCTCGGCACTTGAGCTGTTCGACCGGGCACTCCGAAGCGACCCCAACGAGGCCCTGGCACTCTATGGAAAAGGCACGCTGCTGGCAGAAGAGCAGATTACCGAACAGATCGCGCTGGCGATGCTGAACCAGGCGGTTCAGCAGACGGGCCTCGCCGATCGCTACCGCATCAGGGCATTTCTGCGTATTGCCGAAATTCATGCACAGCGGGGTCAAAAAGACGACGCGCTGCAGAACTTATCGAAGATTTCAGGCACACAGAAACTCGCCGATGGCGTGCACGCGAGGCGGGTTGCCGCTATCTACCTCAAAATGAAAGAAAAAGACCGGGCACGCGAGGCGCTGACTGCCTATATGGAGACGAATGCGCACGACGAAGAGACCGATTTTTACCTGACGCGCCTCTATGCGCTTGAGCTCAAAGATCTGAAAAACGCGGCCAAACGCTGCGCTCAACCTGACTGGCAAAAAAGCCAGTTGCCCCGATATTTGTTAGCTTGTACCAAGATTACTGCGTCGCAGGGTGCGTACCCGGCGGCCCTGAACCTGATTGACCTTTACATGAAGAAAGCAGGTCAGGCAGTAACAAAAGATATCAATGACCTTCGCGAATCTATCAATAAAAAACGCGGCCGATTCGATGTCGGTGACGCAGATTTCTGA
- a CDS encoding energy transducer TonB family protein codes for MLFLQIDLRALLGGEADEKSDNGKIIQAMLENREVVKEKRKDKVKFLSDRDSAAQGQLTREKGFESISTDYVLSPGDVSPMQARLLSAKQYARILTSQESRTTINIRPQKEQKPTVATEKLRIPAYYRFRHDFALSWDYAGRPAIPTARYAHYSYFRSMINKIQSVWAPPGGDPYPTFGDSYHRMNYASGYTRFSTFPSQDIYIQFLLDENGVVRDAKLVSSLGYVSLDRSCIEALYAAHDFGPPPKELMEGGVLIVPFIFRIIVR; via the coding sequence GTGTTATTTCTGCAAATTGACCTCAGAGCTTTGCTCGGTGGCGAGGCCGACGAAAAGTCTGATAACGGCAAGATAATTCAGGCAATGCTTGAAAACCGCGAAGTGGTCAAAGAGAAGCGCAAAGACAAGGTCAAGTTTCTTTCAGACCGCGATTCGGCAGCGCAGGGCCAGCTGACCCGCGAAAAGGGTTTCGAATCGATTTCGACTGACTATGTACTGAGCCCCGGCGATGTTTCACCGATGCAGGCACGCCTGCTTTCGGCAAAACAATACGCGCGCATTCTCACTTCGCAAGAATCACGCACGACGATAAACATCAGGCCGCAGAAAGAGCAAAAGCCCACCGTTGCCACGGAGAAACTGCGCATACCGGCGTATTACCGGTTTCGCCACGATTTCGCCCTGTCATGGGATTACGCCGGTCGCCCGGCAATACCGACTGCGCGTTATGCTCACTACAGCTATTTTCGCTCGATGATCAACAAGATTCAGTCTGTCTGGGCGCCGCCCGGCGGCGACCCCTACCCGACATTTGGTGACTCGTACCACCGCATGAATTATGCGTCTGGTTATACAAGGTTTTCTACGTTCCCAAGTCAGGATATCTATATTCAGTTTCTGCTCGATGAGAATGGTGTCGTACGCGATGCTAAACTCGTTTCATCGCTGGGTTATGTTTCTCTCGACCGTTCGTGCATCGAGGCGCTCTATGCCGCACACGATTTCGGCCCGCCACCCAAAGAGCTGATGGAAGGCGGAGTACTGATTGTCCCGTTTATTTTTCGAATTATCGTCAGGTGA
- a CDS encoding transketolase, whose translation MGNTEDFIVGDAADKQRLEAIKAKSPAEVGEDDLRFVANRIRKNAIEMVFRANSGHPGGPLGLADIYAYLYFKVLKFDGDARDRLLISNGHVCAVRYSAMAVRGQLPEGELATFRRLGSRLQGHPSTKFFPLVENSSGSLGQGLANASGLALGLRYQKNRGRVFVGMSDGECQEGMTWEAAMAVAHHKLVNVHPFLDFNNIQIDGKVENVMGVEPLDKKFEGFGWQVRIADGHDFKAIADAFDWSLAADKAPRMILFRTVLGKGVSFMENNPDWHGSPPNQKDRDAAFLELSAAS comes from the coding sequence ATGGGTAATACAGAAGACTTCATCGTCGGTGACGCGGCAGACAAGCAGCGTCTCGAAGCGATTAAGGCGAAATCGCCTGCAGAGGTCGGTGAAGACGATCTGCGTTTTGTGGCCAATCGCATCAGAAAAAACGCGATCGAAATGGTTTTCAGGGCAAATTCGGGGCACCCGGGTGGGCCGCTGGGTCTGGCGGATATCTATGCATACCTCTATTTTAAGGTATTGAAATTTGACGGTGATGCGCGCGACCGTCTTTTGATCAGCAACGGCCACGTTTGCGCCGTGCGTTACAGCGCCATGGCGGTGAGGGGCCAGTTGCCCGAAGGTGAACTGGCAACCTTTCGGCGTCTGGGTTCGCGACTTCAGGGACATCCATCGACAAAATTCTTTCCGCTGGTTGAAAACTCGAGTGGTTCATTGGGGCAGGGCCTGGCAAATGCGAGCGGGCTCGCGCTCGGCCTGCGCTACCAGAAGAATAGAGGCCGGGTTTTCGTTGGCATGTCTGACGGCGAATGCCAGGAAGGCATGACCTGGGAGGCAGCAATGGCTGTCGCACACCATAAGCTGGTGAACGTGCACCCGTTTCTTGACTTCAACAACATTCAGATTGATGGCAAAGTCGAAAACGTCATGGGAGTTGAACCTCTCGACAAAAAATTCGAAGGTTTCGGCTGGCAGGTTCGCATTGCAGACGGTCATGACTTTAAAGCGATTGCCGACGCGTTTGACTGGTCGCTCGCAGCCGACAAAGCCCCACGCATGATCTTGTTTCGCACCGTTCTGGGCAAAGGCGTGTCATTCATGGAAAACAACCCAGACTGGCACGGTTCACCACCTAACCAGAAGGATAGGGATGCAGCGTTTTTGGAATTGTCAGCCGCAAGCTGA
- the gspG gene encoding type II secretion system major pseudopilin GspG — translation MRILKARKRSGFTLIELLVVIAILGGLMTVLFVSLGDNKAKANKGQNKLAMNTDYFSIVNALDEFKAKAGRYPNADEGLEALVRQPSGVQNWDGPYLKKVPVDPYGTPYRYNITGSKFSVISLGADGREGGEKDDADVDLSTLMDR, via the coding sequence ATGCGAATACTTAAGGCACGCAAAAGAAGTGGTTTCACGTTGATTGAATTATTGGTCGTGATTGCGATTCTCGGTGGTCTCATGACCGTACTCTTTGTTTCACTCGGCGACAACAAAGCCAAAGCCAACAAGGGGCAGAATAAGCTGGCAATGAATACCGATTATTTCTCGATCGTCAACGCGCTCGACGAGTTCAAGGCAAAAGCCGGTCGGTACCCGAACGCCGACGAGGGGCTTGAAGCTTTAGTTCGCCAGCCTTCGGGTGTTCAGAATTGGGATGGCCCCTACCTCAAAAAGGTACCGGTCGACCCTTACGGCACTCCTTACCGCTACAATATCACCGGCTCCAAATTCTCAGTCATCAGCCTCGGTGCAGACGGCAGAGAGGGCGGTGAAAAAGACGATGCGGATGTAGACCTTTCGACATTAATGGACCGCTGA
- a CDS encoding adenylate/guanylate cyclase domain-containing protein, with protein MAAAKARVLLIEDDEVQGEILRTLLTQEGYEVDYFANGQTSLAVIDERNYDLAFIDIYLPDISGLDILDQLRSRPHYSTTPILMMTADATEDTSVLALVKEADEVLIKPLRHAEFLVKARLWLERHSERVRLREANERLEAQSKILAQYFSDDVIQKIQSSGSVMEPEIIEASVMFFDLRNFTSLSESLDPKNVANLLNILFTDLMDLIFSHGGSVNKFIGDAIMATFGAPLSQGNDALNAVKCAMAITESMALFNQVRPEYLNHDIGFGIGIASGRVFSGTVGSFRRLEYTVLGDVVNVASRLEGLNKAAKTHLLIDGATQAKIADHVVSRRIRFQQRIRGKSVEVEIFEPLRFK; from the coding sequence ATGGCAGCAGCCAAAGCCCGTGTTTTACTGATCGAAGACGACGAAGTTCAGGGCGAGATTCTGCGAACCCTGCTCACGCAAGAGGGCTACGAAGTCGACTATTTCGCGAACGGCCAGACGAGCCTTGCTGTCATTGACGAGCGCAATTACGATCTTGCGTTTATCGACATTTACCTGCCCGACATTTCAGGCCTTGATATTCTCGACCAGCTGCGGTCGCGCCCGCACTACTCGACCACCCCGATTCTCATGATGACGGCCGACGCCACCGAAGACACGTCGGTGCTCGCCCTTGTGAAAGAAGCTGACGAGGTTCTGATCAAACCTCTGCGGCATGCTGAATTTCTCGTCAAGGCACGCCTGTGGCTCGAACGGCACAGTGAACGTGTGCGCCTGCGCGAGGCCAACGAGCGTCTCGAGGCGCAGAGTAAAATTCTGGCGCAATACTTTTCTGACGACGTCATTCAGAAAATTCAGTCGTCGGGCTCAGTGATGGAGCCGGAAATTATCGAGGCGAGCGTGATGTTTTTTGACCTGCGCAACTTCACTTCACTTTCTGAATCCCTCGACCCGAAGAATGTCGCCAATCTGCTGAATATACTCTTTACCGATCTGATGGATCTTATTTTCTCACATGGCGGCTCAGTGAATAAGTTCATCGGCGACGCCATAATGGCGACCTTCGGCGCTCCGCTGAGCCAGGGCAACGATGCACTCAACGCCGTAAAATGCGCCATGGCGATTACAGAATCGATGGCGCTTTTCAACCAGGTGAGACCCGAATACCTTAACCACGACATCGGCTTTGGCATCGGCATCGCATCGGGGCGCGTTTTTTCGGGCACGGTCGGGTCTTTTCGCCGCCTCGAATATACGGTTCTGGGCGACGTCGTCAATGTCGCGAGCAGACTCGAGGGCCTCAACAAGGCCGCAAAAACGCATCTGCTGATCGATGGCGCCACGCAGGCGAAAATCGCCGACCACGTGGTGAGCCGGCGTATTCGTTTTCAGCAACGCATTCGTGGCAAGTCGGTTGAAGTCGAAATTTTCGAACCGCTGCGCTTTAAATAG
- the hisD gene encoding histidinol dehydrogenase, translating into MSALLKTDHYATLTAAEKAALFSHSALNLNDIRSNTIEPLAAEFQQNAYTALKNALQRFEGNVPEMLVLGESDMAAAAARVAKTQQETLAAFRLAAANIENFHELQRQRNFSADIAGNELGVRFVPFDRVALYVPGGKALYPSTVLMGVIPARIAGVRDITVMTPPDPQTGRVSDIVLAMAHAAGATRVLQAGGAQAIFAAAYGVSELGLEAADFIYGPGNVYVSAAKIHVAGENRCGIDSFAGPSEVIVIADDSANARYVAHDLMAQAEHDENAQAILLTTSTELGTRVSAEIERSLAARSDDEKRKQITLDAIRRNGRVIIVDSLEDAVDISNRYAPEHLEIQTERNDEILAQIRCAGSIFVGDHAPVAAGDYYTGTNHILPTAGAARYASGVSVYTFYRRITWQKVTRSGLEAGKDAISAMSRAEGLFAEHGYSVLTRFEE; encoded by the coding sequence ATGTCTGCGCTTCTCAAGACTGACCACTACGCGACACTAACAGCCGCAGAAAAGGCTGCACTTTTTTCGCACAGCGCTCTCAACCTCAATGATATTCGTTCAAACACGATAGAACCGCTAGCGGCTGAATTTCAGCAGAACGCCTACACCGCCCTGAAGAATGCACTGCAGCGGTTCGAAGGTAATGTGCCTGAAATGCTGGTGCTGGGTGAAAGCGACATGGCAGCTGCCGCGGCACGCGTCGCGAAAACGCAGCAAGAGACGCTCGCAGCGTTTCGCCTCGCGGCTGCCAATATTGAGAACTTTCACGAGTTGCAGCGGCAGCGAAATTTTTCAGCCGATATCGCCGGCAATGAGCTGGGGGTGCGGTTTGTGCCGTTTGACCGCGTCGCGCTCTATGTGCCGGGGGGCAAAGCGCTCTACCCCTCGACGGTTCTGATGGGTGTTATACCGGCGCGCATCGCCGGGGTCAGAGACATCACAGTTATGACCCCACCCGACCCGCAAACCGGCAGGGTATCTGATATCGTGCTCGCGATGGCGCATGCGGCCGGCGCGACGCGCGTGCTGCAGGCCGGCGGTGCGCAGGCAATATTTGCTGCCGCCTACGGTGTGAGCGAGCTGGGCCTTGAAGCTGCAGATTTCATCTATGGGCCCGGCAATGTTTATGTTTCAGCCGCAAAAATTCATGTGGCGGGTGAAAACCGCTGCGGCATCGATTCGTTTGCCGGGCCGAGCGAAGTTATTGTCATCGCCGACGATTCGGCGAATGCTCGCTACGTGGCCCACGATCTCATGGCGCAGGCCGAACACGATGAAAACGCGCAGGCAATTCTGCTGACCACCTCAACTGAGCTCGGTACACGGGTGAGCGCCGAAATTGAACGTTCACTCGCAGCACGCAGCGATGACGAAAAGCGCAAACAAATTACACTCGATGCAATTCGGCGAAATGGCCGCGTGATTATCGTCGACTCGCTTGAAGACGCGGTGGATATCTCGAACCGTTACGCGCCCGAACACCTTGAAATACAGACTGAACGCAACGACGAAATTCTGGCGCAGATTCGCTGCGCCGGCAGCATCTTCGTCGGCGACCATGCACCGGTCGCTGCCGGCGACTACTATACCGGCACGAACCATATTCTGCCGACTGCGGGCGCCGCGCGCTATGCGTCAGGGGTGAGCGTCTACACCTTTTACCGGCGCATTACCTGGCAGAAGGTCACCCGATCGGGGCTTGAGGCTGGCAAAGATGCGATTTCAGCTATGTCGCGCGCCGAAGGCCTTTTCGCCGAGCACGGCTATTCGGTACTCACGCGTTTTGAAGAGTAG